The Nesterenkonia xinjiangensis genome contains a region encoding:
- a CDS encoding pilus assembly protein TadG-related protein encodes MSDGTRPQKSTGGSVPHREGRCPRKDRRTAGGVHRRVLPGLRSGVRARCRQLHDEESGQSTVLILGMILVVLMLVSVVVGATAVNLEARKLLSAADGAASAAAQSAAGAGSAPTLTSSQVRAQAQDYLDASGAHGRLPGLEVTDAWVADGGQTAHVRLGASAELPILSWFLPAEIPISAESHSRVSLNR; translated from the coding sequence ATGAGCGACGGGACCCGACCTCAGAAGTCCACTGGGGGATCAGTACCGCACCGCGAGGGGAGATGCCCCAGGAAGGACCGCAGGACCGCTGGGGGAGTCCACCGTCGCGTCCTGCCTGGCCTCCGTTCCGGCGTCCGAGCCCGCTGCCGGCAGCTGCATGACGAGGAGTCCGGCCAGTCCACGGTGCTGATCCTGGGCATGATCCTGGTGGTGCTGATGCTCGTCTCCGTGGTGGTCGGCGCCACTGCGGTGAACCTGGAGGCCCGCAAGCTGCTCTCGGCGGCCGACGGCGCCGCCTCCGCAGCGGCACAGAGCGCCGCGGGAGCAGGCTCCGCACCGACCCTGACCTCCTCTCAGGTCCGCGCCCAGGCTCAGGACTATCTGGACGCCTCCGGTGCGCACGGCCGCCTCCCCGGGCTCGAAGTCACCGACGCGTGGGTCGCGGACGGCGGCCAGACGGCCCACGTCCGGCTCGGGGCTTCGGCCGAGCTGCCGATCCTCAGCTGGTTCCTGCCCGCCGAGATCCCGATCAGTGCAGAGTCGCACTCCCGGGTCAGCCTCAATCGATGA
- the prfB gene encoding peptide chain release factor 2 encodes MAETDFPTELRSLRSTLTRITDVTDVDKLRDEVAELSERAAAPDLWDDQANAQKITSQLSHKQSELERLTKLAGRIDDVELMVEMAHEEGDQEVLSDAAQEIESIRKALASLEIVTLLAGEYDERDAVVTIRSGAGGVDAADFAEMLLRMYTRWAERRDWTVKVLDTSYAEEAGLKSATFEIKAPYAFGTLSVEAGTHRLVRISPFDNQGRRQTSFAAVEVIPLIEGTDSIDIDENDLKIDVYRSSGPGGQSVNTTDSAVRITHLPTGTVVSMQNEKSQIQNRAAAMRVLESRLLLLKQQEEAAEKKEMAGDIKASWGDQIRSYVLHPYQMVKDLRTEHEVGNTSAVLDGDLDGFIDAGIRWRAQSLLEN; translated from the coding sequence ATGGCAGAGACTGATTTCCCCACTGAGCTGCGCTCCCTGCGCTCCACCCTCACCCGCATCACCGACGTCACCGACGTGGACAAGCTCCGGGACGAGGTGGCGGAGCTCAGCGAGCGGGCTGCCGCGCCGGACCTGTGGGACGACCAGGCCAACGCACAGAAGATCACCTCCCAGCTGAGCCACAAGCAGTCCGAGCTCGAGCGCCTCACCAAGCTCGCCGGACGCATCGACGACGTCGAGCTCATGGTGGAGATGGCCCACGAGGAGGGCGACCAGGAGGTCCTCTCCGACGCGGCCCAGGAGATCGAGTCCATCCGCAAGGCTCTGGCCTCCCTGGAGATCGTGACCCTGCTCGCCGGGGAGTACGACGAGCGTGACGCCGTGGTGACCATTCGTTCCGGTGCCGGAGGCGTGGACGCCGCAGACTTCGCCGAGATGCTGCTGCGCATGTACACCCGCTGGGCCGAGCGCCGCGACTGGACGGTCAAGGTCCTCGACACCTCTTACGCCGAAGAGGCCGGCCTGAAGTCGGCCACCTTCGAGATCAAGGCCCCCTATGCCTTCGGCACCCTCTCGGTGGAGGCCGGCACGCACCGCCTGGTGCGCATCAGCCCCTTCGACAACCAGGGCCGCCGCCAGACCTCCTTCGCCGCCGTCGAGGTCATCCCGCTCATCGAGGGCACCGACAGCATCGACATCGATGAGAACGACCTCAAGATCGACGTCTACCGCTCATCCGGTCCCGGCGGCCAGTCGGTCAACACCACCGACTCCGCGGTGCGCATCACCCACCTGCCCACCGGCACCGTGGTCTCGATGCAGAACGAGAAGTCGCAGATCCAGAACCGCGCCGCCGCCATGCGAGTCCTCGAGTCCCGCCTGCTGCTGCTCAAGCAGCAGGAGGAGGCCGCGGAGAAGAAAGAGATGGCCGGCGACATCAAGGCCTCCTGGGGTGACCAGATCCGCTCCTACGTGCTGCACCCCTACCAGATGGTCAAGGACCTGCGCACCGAGCACGAGGTCGGCAACACCTCGGCGGTGCTCGACGGCGACCTCGATGGCTTCATCGATGCCGGCATCCGCTGGCGTGCCCAGTCCCTCCTGGAGAACTGA
- the ftsE gene encoding cell division ATP-binding protein FtsE, giving the protein MIRFEHVTRRYEPGGRPALDDVTVEFNRGDFVFLIGASGSGKSTLLRMILREGLPQRGKVTVAGQNLGLMLERRVPDYRRSVGMVFQDFRLLPDKTVFDNVAFAMRVIGAKRSQIRERVTSVLERVGLEDLGRRYPHEISGGEQQRAAIARAMVNEPAILLADEPTGNLDPRASDEVMKILRWINASGTTVVMATHDRAIVDRMRRRVVQLHDGALVRDDERGSYDPPRGSHAWTILSEQETSGALRAHDPRPAPAPAAEPAPHTVTADAARSAGEDVPAVASFDSDSESTPEPGTTPEESPAPGEEGIHVSWPDHLRGPQAVVDVPEPTGEFDGAEMPDLDRDGYTEPESGLEPEGEGADPERLRDALRQAVSSHTQMSAGPEGAAEKPRLSWLSHAAGGEVDRQGSAATPAAPGSANDRRDEIEDARLRAQSSEDEPPIHEPDHPASRGQGPRRRLPVPPASPAESATAATPDEGEGPASSDPPSSEPAPPDPASVEPADRDVPEHVPDADRPASAVDAEGEEVADLPPEHHQSDAASPADDPIEHAPPGGSSPDVESPEVPKPRSSASQSTYTDTRRTAEQLGVTGEHRSIWRRLRRNR; this is encoded by the coding sequence ATGATCCGCTTCGAACACGTCACACGGCGCTATGAGCCGGGAGGCCGTCCGGCCCTCGACGACGTCACGGTGGAGTTCAACCGTGGTGATTTCGTCTTCCTGATCGGCGCCTCGGGCTCTGGAAAGTCCACCCTGCTGCGCATGATCCTGCGCGAAGGCCTGCCGCAGCGCGGCAAGGTCACGGTGGCCGGCCAGAACCTCGGCCTCATGCTGGAGCGCCGGGTGCCGGACTACCGGCGAAGCGTCGGCATGGTCTTCCAGGACTTCCGCCTCCTGCCGGACAAGACCGTCTTCGACAACGTGGCCTTCGCCATGCGGGTCATCGGAGCCAAGCGCTCGCAGATCCGTGAGCGGGTGACCTCGGTGCTGGAGCGGGTCGGACTCGAGGACCTGGGCCGCCGCTATCCGCATGAGATCTCCGGCGGAGAGCAGCAGCGTGCCGCCATCGCCCGAGCCATGGTCAACGAGCCGGCCATCCTGCTGGCAGATGAGCCCACCGGCAACCTGGATCCGCGAGCCTCCGACGAGGTCATGAAGATCCTGCGCTGGATCAATGCCTCTGGCACCACCGTGGTGATGGCGACCCACGATCGCGCCATCGTGGACCGCATGCGCCGCCGGGTCGTCCAGCTGCACGACGGGGCGCTGGTGCGCGACGACGAGCGCGGCTCCTACGACCCGCCTCGCGGTTCACACGCCTGGACCATTCTGAGCGAGCAGGAGACCAGTGGGGCGCTTCGAGCCCACGACCCGCGCCCCGCGCCGGCACCGGCGGCGGAACCGGCGCCGCACACGGTCACCGCAGATGCCGCCCGGAGCGCCGGCGAGGATGTGCCCGCCGTGGCCTCCTTCGACAGCGACTCGGAGTCCACACCGGAGCCCGGCACCACGCCCGAGGAGAGCCCCGCGCCCGGGGAGGAGGGGATCCACGTGAGCTGGCCGGACCACCTCCGCGGTCCGCAGGCCGTGGTCGACGTCCCCGAGCCCACTGGCGAGTTCGACGGCGCCGAGATGCCTGACCTGGACCGTGACGGCTACACGGAGCCCGAGAGCGGGCTTGAGCCCGAGGGGGAGGGCGCAGACCCCGAGAGGCTGCGCGACGCGCTGCGTCAGGCTGTCTCCTCTCACACGCAGATGTCCGCCGGACCGGAGGGCGCCGCGGAGAAGCCACGGCTCTCCTGGCTGTCTCACGCCGCCGGGGGAGAGGTCGACCGCCAGGGCAGTGCCGCGACTCCCGCAGCCCCTGGGTCTGCCAACGACCGCCGTGATGAGATCGAGGATGCCCGGCTCCGCGCGCAGAGCAGCGAGGACGAGCCGCCCATCCATGAGCCGGACCACCCGGCCTCTCGCGGCCAGGGCCCCCGACGACGCCTCCCGGTGCCGCCGGCCAGTCCGGCTGAGTCTGCCACGGCGGCGACTCCCGACGAGGGGGAGGGCCCGGCCTCTTCTGACCCGCCCTCCTCTGAGCCTGCGCCGCCTGACCCGGCTTCTGTCGAGCCGGCCGACCGTGACGTCCCGGAGCACGTGCCCGATGCTGACCGCCCCGCCAGCGCCGTCGACGCCGAGGGCGAGGAGGTCGCCGACCTGCCCCCGGAGCATCACCAGTCTGACGCAGCTTCCCCGGCGGATGATCCCATCGAGCATGCTCCACCCGGCGGGTCGAGCCCCGACGTCGAGTCTCCTGAGGTCCCGAAGCCACGCTCCTCGGCCTCCCAGTCCACCTATACCGACACCCGCCGCACCGCTGAGCAGCTCGGGGTCACCGGAGAGCATCGCTCCATCTGGCGACGACTGAGGAGGAACCGATGA
- the ftsX gene encoding permease-like cell division protein FtsX, whose protein sequence is MNRLLYMLRETFTSLRRNVAMVASVILVTFISLTFVGAAALMQTQVDQMTDDFYDRLEVSVFLCTENSTQSACPTGAISADQREALELSLEEGAASQYVASFRHESQEEALESFLESRGESARTASLEAADMPESFRMLLHEPEEYPIVTELFSSAPGVETVADQQEVLDQIFAILNGLTIVALIIAAVMIVCAVLLVSTTIRLSAFSRRRETGIMRLVGASKSMIRLPFVFEGVIAAVIGSLLACAATWVVAEFLLGQWLSQQVPGIQFIDASSSWIIMPGLVLIGVLLAVLSSWLTVRRYLRV, encoded by the coding sequence ATGAATCGCCTGCTGTACATGCTGCGCGAGACATTCACCTCGCTGCGCCGCAATGTCGCCATGGTGGCCTCGGTCATCCTGGTCACCTTCATCTCGCTGACCTTCGTCGGCGCCGCCGCGCTCATGCAGACCCAGGTCGATCAGATGACCGACGACTTCTACGACCGGCTCGAGGTCTCGGTATTCCTCTGCACCGAAAACTCCACGCAGTCGGCCTGCCCCACAGGGGCGATCAGCGCGGACCAGCGTGAGGCCCTCGAACTCTCCCTGGAGGAGGGCGCGGCGAGCCAGTACGTGGCCAGCTTCCGGCACGAGTCCCAGGAGGAGGCCCTGGAGAGCTTCCTCGAGTCGCGCGGTGAGAGTGCCCGCACCGCGTCCCTGGAGGCCGCAGACATGCCCGAGTCCTTCCGGATGCTGCTCCATGAGCCGGAGGAGTATCCGATCGTCACAGAGCTGTTCTCCTCGGCGCCGGGAGTGGAGACCGTGGCCGATCAGCAGGAGGTCCTCGATCAGATCTTCGCGATCCTCAACGGGCTCACGATCGTCGCACTCATCATCGCTGCGGTCATGATCGTCTGCGCAGTGCTGCTGGTCTCCACCACCATCCGGCTCTCCGCCTTCAGCAGACGCCGGGAGACCGGGATCATGCGTCTCGTCGGCGCTTCGAAGTCGATGATCAGGCTGCCTTTCGTCTTCGAAGGCGTCATCGCCGCAGTGATCGGCTCCCTGTTGGCCTGCGCGGCGACCTGGGTGGTCGCCGAGTTCCTGCTGGGTCAGTGGCTCTCCCAGCAGGTCCCGGGGATCCAGTTCATCGACGCCTCCTCCTCCTGGATCATCATGCCGGGGCTGGTGCTCATCGGTGTGTTGCTGGCGGTGCTGTCCTCCTGGCTGACGGTCCGTCGCTACCTGCGCGTCTGA
- the smpB gene encoding SsrA-binding protein SmpB — MAKKNSRKGPKDPNNNVVATNRRARHDYNILDRYEAGMVLTGTEVKSLREGQASLTDGFAAFSSGGELWLEQVHIPEYLNGTWTNHSARRKRKLLLHHKELVKITRQIESPGHTIVPLQLYFKDGRAKVEIGIAQGKREFDKRETLRRKQDERDAQRAMRYRNRGAA, encoded by the coding sequence ATGGCGAAGAAGAACTCACGCAAGGGTCCCAAGGACCCCAACAACAACGTGGTCGCCACCAACCGGAGAGCACGGCACGACTACAACATCCTGGACCGCTACGAGGCGGGGATGGTGCTGACCGGCACCGAGGTGAAATCGTTGCGCGAAGGGCAGGCCTCGCTGACAGATGGCTTCGCAGCATTCTCCTCCGGCGGCGAGCTGTGGCTCGAGCAGGTCCACATCCCGGAGTATCTGAACGGCACGTGGACCAATCACAGCGCCCGCCGGAAGCGGAAGCTGCTGCTCCATCACAAGGAGCTGGTGAAGATCACCCGGCAGATCGAGTCGCCGGGCCACACGATCGTCCCTCTCCAGCTGTACTTCAAGGATGGCCGCGCGAAGGTCGAGATCGGCATCGCCCAGGGCAAGCGCGAGTTCGACAAGCGCGAGACGCTGCGTCGCAAGCAGGACGAGCGCGACGCCCAGCGCGCCATGCGCTATCGCAACCGCGGCGCCGCCTGA
- a CDS encoding fluoride efflux transporter FluC, whose translation MTTTLSVAVVLGVALGGATGAVLRLLLDRYVRYGILVANSLGCLFLGFLFGRFSALTALEAVPESGVFSPGVITVVSYGLIGALSTFATVSLRAAQRWVDGQRMQAAWIWLVNVACGFLAAGIGLALSGLGSL comes from the coding sequence ATGACCACGACCCTCTCGGTCGCTGTGGTTCTCGGGGTGGCCCTGGGCGGTGCGACCGGAGCGGTGCTGCGCCTGCTGCTGGACCGCTATGTGCGCTACGGCATCCTGGTGGCGAACTCGCTGGGCTGCCTGTTCCTGGGCTTCCTCTTCGGGAGGTTCTCCGCGCTGACGGCCCTGGAGGCCGTGCCCGAGTCCGGGGTCTTCTCCCCCGGTGTCATCACGGTGGTCAGCTACGGGCTCATCGGTGCGCTGAGCACCTTCGCGACGGTCTCGCTGCGCGCGGCCCAGCGATGGGTGGACGGCCAGCGGATGCAGGCCGCCTGGATCTGGCTGGTCAACGTCGCCTGCGGGTTCCTGGCCGCCGGCATCGGGCTGGCGCTGTCCGGGCTCGGGTCTCTCTGA
- a CDS encoding CrcB family protein, which translates to MSSPVTPAPAAAAPTAPPLPALILLVACAGAVGALLRLSLGQVIPEHGMKFPWTTLLINITGSGMLGMLTGIAAARPALRRWAVPVLGTGLLGSYTTFSLVILAVMPAVPGGAFEKLSAVTYVNPGTVEMLFYLLISVIASTGAAAAGVTVGRAIFGGVEDPYVRRGARADQGPGGESR; encoded by the coding sequence GTGTCTTCTCCCGTCACACCCGCTCCCGCCGCTGCGGCGCCGACAGCTCCCCCGCTGCCGGCGCTGATCCTGCTGGTCGCCTGCGCCGGAGCTGTGGGCGCCCTGCTGCGGCTGAGCCTGGGGCAGGTCATCCCTGAGCACGGCATGAAGTTCCCCTGGACGACGCTGCTCATCAACATCACCGGCTCCGGGATGCTCGGGATGCTCACCGGGATCGCGGCGGCCCGGCCGGCGCTGCGCCGCTGGGCGGTGCCGGTGCTGGGCACCGGGCTGCTGGGCTCCTACACGACCTTCTCCCTGGTGATCCTGGCGGTGATGCCCGCGGTGCCCGGCGGAGCCTTCGAGAAGCTCAGCGCCGTGACCTACGTGAACCCGGGGACCGTGGAGATGCTGTTCTATCTGTTGATCAGCGTCATCGCCTCCACCGGGGCCGCCGCGGCGGGGGTCACCGTGGGCCGGGCGATCTTCGGAGGTGTGGAGGACCCCTATGTGCGCCGCGGTGCGCGGGCGGATCAGGGCCCCGGGGGTGAGAGCCGATGA
- a CDS encoding metal-dependent transcriptional regulator gives MTPRTSAQGRSTRTASATTSVEDYAKTIYGLAEWDDAAVTASALARTLGVSNPSVTLMVRKMADLGLVDHQPYAPIRLTEQGRQLALAMVRRHRLIETWLVRELGYGWDEVHEEAERLEHAVSENFVDRLDSRLGHPRVDPHGDPIPGPDLSMDYPDTELLCRVPAASAVRLEQVDDGVPDALRILAEQDMEIGAQVQVTASDAGDVVVARTGAGEGIRLAHELAHAMRVSVVTTSRPSSAPLSEDATG, from the coding sequence ATGACCCCGCGCACCTCCGCCCAGGGACGCTCCACCCGCACCGCCTCGGCGACCACGTCGGTGGAGGACTACGCCAAGACCATCTACGGGCTGGCCGAGTGGGACGACGCCGCGGTGACCGCCTCGGCGCTGGCCAGGACCCTGGGCGTGTCGAACCCGTCGGTGACGCTGATGGTGCGCAAGATGGCAGACCTGGGCCTGGTCGACCATCAGCCCTATGCCCCGATCCGGCTGACCGAGCAGGGGCGCCAGCTGGCTCTGGCGATGGTCCGCCGTCATCGCCTGATCGAGACCTGGCTGGTGCGCGAGCTCGGCTACGGCTGGGACGAGGTCCACGAGGAGGCCGAGCGGCTCGAGCACGCCGTCTCGGAGAACTTCGTGGACCGGCTCGACTCCCGCCTGGGACATCCGCGGGTGGACCCGCATGGTGACCCCATCCCCGGCCCGGACCTGAGCATGGACTATCCGGACACCGAGCTGCTGTGCCGGGTTCCGGCCGCCTCGGCCGTGCGATTGGAACAGGTGGACGACGGAGTTCCGGACGCGCTGCGGATCCTGGCGGAGCAGGACATGGAGATCGGCGCGCAGGTGCAGGTGACAGCCTCCGACGCCGGCGACGTCGTGGTGGCCCGCACCGGGGCAGGGGAAGGCATCCGGCTGGCCCATGAGCTGGCTCACGCGATGCGGGTGTCGGTGGTGACGACGTCCCGGCCGTCGTCGGCGCCGCTGTCCGAGGACGCCACAGGCTGA
- a CDS encoding metal ABC transporter permease: protein MSTLSELLLGPLEFGFMQNALLVSVVAAGVCGLLSSWLVLMGWSLMGEAVAHSILPGIVLAYIFGVPMAVGAFVFGMLAVALIGGISTSSTLKHDTVIGVVFTSLFALGLVLISRTPSQTHLQHILFGNVLGTSRTDLYQVLVLGALTAAVLLIKRRDFTLLAFDRTFAHTIGLSTAGLSAVLLMLLALTTVTALQTLGIILVVAMLVIPGATALLVTRTFGPMLAVASSSAVASAVVGVYASYWLDIATGGTIVLVQAAQFTAAYLFAPRKGLLGQAVRRHRPAAPRIDQASASTERTS from the coding sequence ATGAGCACGTTGTCCGAGCTGCTGCTGGGGCCTCTGGAATTCGGGTTCATGCAGAACGCCCTGCTGGTGTCGGTGGTCGCCGCGGGGGTGTGCGGCCTGCTCTCCAGCTGGCTGGTGCTCATGGGGTGGTCGCTGATGGGAGAGGCGGTCGCCCACTCCATCCTTCCGGGCATCGTGCTGGCCTACATCTTCGGAGTCCCCATGGCCGTGGGCGCCTTCGTGTTCGGCATGCTGGCGGTCGCACTGATCGGGGGGATCAGCACCTCTTCGACGCTGAAGCACGACACCGTCATCGGCGTGGTCTTCACCTCGCTGTTCGCGCTGGGCCTGGTGCTGATCTCCCGGACCCCGAGCCAGACGCACCTGCAGCACATCCTCTTCGGCAATGTGCTGGGAACCTCCCGGACGGACCTCTACCAGGTCCTGGTGCTGGGCGCGCTGACCGCGGCGGTGCTGCTCATCAAACGCCGGGACTTCACACTGCTCGCCTTCGACCGGACCTTCGCCCACACCATCGGCCTCTCGACCGCCGGGCTCTCCGCGGTGCTGCTGATGCTGCTGGCACTGACCACGGTGACCGCCCTACAGACTCTGGGCATCATCCTGGTGGTGGCGATGCTGGTGATCCCCGGGGCGACGGCGCTGCTGGTCACCCGCACCTTCGGGCCGATGCTCGCGGTGGCCTCGTCCTCGGCGGTGGCCTCGGCGGTGGTGGGGGTCTATGCCAGCTACTGGCTCGACATCGCCACCGGCGGCACGATCGTGCTGGTCCAGGCCGCGCAGTTCACTGCGGCCTATCTCTTCGCCCCCCGGAAGGGCCTGCTGGGCCAGGCGGTGCGGCGGCATCGTCCGGCGGCACCTAGAATTGATCAGGCTTCCGCGTCCACCGAGAGGACCTCATGA
- a CDS encoding metal ABC transporter ATP-binding protein, producing MMSQSAPDAIAVHGLSAGYPGVLALEQVDLTVTPGRLCALVGANGSGKSTLFAALLGLRAPAAGRVRLFGRSPQAARRRNLVSYVPQHDQVDHSFPVTVEQTVMMGRYGHMGFTRRPRTADRERVGAALDQVGLGGLRTRTIGELSGGQRRRAFLARSIAQEAPLMLLDEPFAGVDRASEELIVSVLHQLRDAGTTLLVSTHHLEGIPELAEEVVLLHRTVLASGPPEAVLTEERLARAFGTVLGLGPQLPGSEGQR from the coding sequence ATGATGAGCCAGTCGGCCCCGGACGCCATCGCAGTGCACGGCCTCAGCGCCGGGTACCCCGGAGTGTTGGCCCTCGAGCAGGTGGACCTCACGGTGACGCCCGGCCGGCTCTGCGCCTTGGTGGGCGCCAACGGCTCGGGCAAGTCCACGTTGTTCGCCGCGCTGCTGGGGCTGCGCGCCCCCGCCGCCGGACGGGTGCGGCTGTTCGGCCGGAGCCCTCAGGCGGCACGTCGTCGCAACCTGGTCAGCTACGTCCCCCAGCATGATCAGGTGGACCACTCCTTTCCGGTGACGGTGGAGCAGACCGTGATGATGGGTCGCTACGGGCACATGGGCTTCACCCGACGCCCTCGGACGGCGGATCGCGAGCGGGTCGGTGCGGCCCTGGACCAGGTGGGCCTGGGCGGACTGCGGACGCGCACGATCGGTGAGCTCTCCGGCGGGCAGCGGCGGCGAGCGTTCCTGGCCCGTTCGATCGCCCAGGAGGCGCCGCTGATGCTGCTGGACGAGCCTTTCGCCGGGGTGGACCGCGCCTCGGAAGAGCTGATCGTCTCCGTGCTGCACCAGCTGCGCGACGCCGGCACCACGCTGCTGGTCTCCACCCATCACCTGGAAGGGATCCCGGAGCTGGCCGAGGAGGTGGTGCTGCTGCACCGCACCGTGCTGGCCTCCGGGCCTCCCGAAGCGGTGCTCACCGAAGAGCGCCTGGCCCGGGCCTTCGGCACGGTGCTGGGGCTGGGTCCGCAGCTGCCGGGGTCGGAGGGGCAACGATGA
- a CDS encoding metal ABC transporter solute-binding protein, Zn/Mn family has protein sequence MPHSTTTSTAALLALGALLLSSCSPAGGSDSGSDGAEPGGEDVPVVLTTFTVLQDIAAEVGGDRVDVRSITPLGAEIHEYDPTPGDVRDAAEADLVLANGLGLEAWLEQFLDQSEASTVVVTDDIDPLPVTRLPGHPDDSTEMPINPHAWMSPQQGVKYVDGVEEALTDLSPQDAEVFAENADALREELEDLDAEARDRAEQLDDVHLVTCEGAFSYLAEDLDFGEHYLWPVNADDEGSPQQIEAQIRYVQDHDVPTVFCESTVNEAAQQQVAQDSGAELGEPLYVDSLSAEDGPVPSYLDLLRHDLELILDGADVEGSE, from the coding sequence ATGCCCCACTCCACGACGACGTCCACGGCCGCACTCCTCGCCCTCGGTGCGCTGCTGCTCAGCTCCTGCTCCCCCGCCGGAGGATCGGACAGCGGATCGGATGGGGCAGAGCCCGGCGGTGAGGACGTGCCGGTGGTGCTCACCACGTTCACCGTGCTGCAGGACATCGCCGCCGAGGTTGGGGGCGACCGGGTCGACGTCCGCTCCATCACTCCGCTGGGGGCGGAGATCCACGAATATGACCCCACCCCCGGTGATGTGCGCGACGCCGCGGAGGCCGATCTGGTGCTGGCCAACGGACTGGGCCTGGAGGCCTGGCTGGAGCAGTTCCTCGACCAGTCCGAGGCGTCCACCGTCGTCGTCACCGATGACATCGATCCCCTGCCGGTGACCCGGCTGCCCGGCCACCCGGACGACTCCACGGAGATGCCGATCAACCCGCATGCGTGGATGTCTCCGCAGCAGGGCGTGAAGTACGTCGACGGGGTCGAGGAGGCACTGACGGATCTCTCCCCCCAGGACGCCGAGGTCTTCGCCGAGAACGCCGATGCGCTGCGCGAGGAGCTTGAGGATCTCGACGCCGAGGCCCGCGACCGCGCCGAGCAGCTCGACGACGTCCACCTGGTCACCTGTGAGGGCGCCTTCAGCTACCTGGCCGAGGACCTCGACTTCGGCGAGCACTATCTGTGGCCGGTCAATGCCGATGACGAAGGTTCGCCCCAGCAGATCGAGGCGCAGATCCGCTATGTGCAGGACCATGACGTCCCCACGGTGTTCTGCGAGTCGACCGTCAACGAGGCCGCCCAGCAGCAGGTGGCCCAGGACTCCGGCGCCGAGCTGGGCGAGCCGCTGTACGTGGACTCCCTCTCCGCGGAGGACGGCCCGGTGCCCAGCTACCTGGATCTGCTGCGCCATGACCTGGAGCTCATCCTCGATGGGGCGGACGTGGAGGGGTCCGAATGA
- the hisN gene encoding histidinol-phosphatase: protein MNHRSSPYTEDLRLAHMIADSVDAQTMASFQSMDFTVETKPDLTPVTDADRRAEETIRGQLGRTRGRDAIYGEEFGSSGSGPRRWVIDPIDGTKNFVRGVPVWATLIALVDHGEPVVGVVSAPALNRRWWAAKGGGAYTGKSLAAATQLGVSKVATLKDASFSYSSLAGWREIGRIHNFLELTDTVWRTRAYGDFWSYCMVAEGSVDLAAEPELALHDMAALVPLVTEAGGLFTSLDGEPGCAGTNALATNGLLHEAALGALAADNPTPWMEEGRAGSTVRPVAGEPAESVESAESAEIGDS from the coding sequence ATGAACCACCGCTCGAGCCCCTATACCGAGGATCTCCGCCTCGCTCACATGATCGCCGACTCGGTGGACGCCCAGACGATGGCCTCCTTCCAGTCCATGGACTTCACCGTGGAGACCAAACCGGATCTGACCCCCGTCACCGACGCCGACCGGCGGGCCGAGGAGACCATCCGTGGCCAGCTGGGCCGCACACGGGGCCGGGACGCGATCTATGGCGAAGAGTTCGGCTCCTCCGGGTCGGGGCCCCGACGGTGGGTCATCGACCCGATCGACGGGACCAAGAACTTTGTGCGCGGCGTCCCCGTCTGGGCCACGCTCATCGCTCTGGTGGACCACGGGGAGCCGGTGGTCGGGGTGGTGAGCGCCCCTGCGCTGAATCGCCGCTGGTGGGCCGCCAAGGGCGGCGGCGCCTACACCGGCAAGTCTCTGGCCGCGGCCACCCAGCTGGGGGTCTCGAAGGTCGCCACGTTGAAGGACGCGTCCTTCTCCTACTCCTCGTTGGCAGGGTGGCGGGAGATCGGCCGGATCCACAACTTCCTGGAGCTGACCGACACCGTGTGGCGGACCCGCGCCTACGGGGACTTCTGGTCCTACTGCATGGTCGCCGAAGGATCTGTGGACCTGGCGGCAGAGCCTGAGCTGGCGCTGCATGACATGGCCGCCCTGGTGCCCCTCGTGACCGAGGCTGGAGGGCTGTTCACCTCCCTGGACGGCGAACCCGGCTGCGCCGGGACGAACGCACTGGCCACCAACGGCCTGCTGCACGAGGCGGCGCTGGGCGCCCTGGCGGCGGACAACCCCACTCCATGGATGGAAGAGGGACGCGCTGGGAGCACCGTGCGGCCGGTCGCCGGGGAACCGGCGGAGTCAGTGGAATCAGCGGAATCAGCGGAGATCGGCGACTCCTGA